In Thermococcus sp. MV5, the following are encoded in one genomic region:
- a CDS encoding acetate--CoA ligase family protein: MKEEALKMIKEVLAQGRKSLVEYEAKQVLKAYGLPLPEEKLAKTVDEAIKYANEIGYPIVMKLMSPQILHKSDAKVVMLKIKNDEELRQKWEEIHENARKYRPDAEILGVLIAPMLKPGREIIIGVTEDPQFGHAIMFGLGGIFVEILKDVTFRIIPIEEKDAWTMIKSINGYPILAGTRGEPPADMKAIVDMMLKVSELVDDLKDYIKEMDLNPIFVYPEGEGVVIVDARIILK; this comes from the coding sequence ATGAAAGAAGAAGCATTAAAGATGATTAAAGAAGTTTTGGCTCAAGGTAGGAAATCTTTAGTTGAATACGAAGCAAAACAGGTTTTGAAGGCTTATGGTTTACCCCTTCCAGAAGAGAAACTAGCAAAAACTGTGGATGAGGCCATAAAATATGCTAACGAAATTGGCTATCCAATAGTTATGAAGCTAATGTCACCCCAAATCCTTCACAAAAGTGATGCAAAAGTCGTTATGCTCAAAATAAAGAACGATGAAGAACTTAGACAAAAGTGGGAGGAAATCCATGAGAACGCTAGGAAATACAGACCAGATGCAGAAATTCTCGGTGTCTTAATAGCCCCAATGCTCAAACCCGGAAGAGAGATTATCATTGGTGTTACTGAAGACCCACAGTTTGGACATGCGATAATGTTCGGGCTTGGTGGAATTTTCGTAGAAATTCTCAAGGATGTCACATTTAGGATAATTCCAATTGAAGAAAAAGACGCCTGGACAATGATAAAAAGTATTAACGGATACCCAATTCTAGCAGGTACAAGAGGAGAGCCACCAGCTGACATGAAGGCAATTGTTGACATGATGCTAAAAGTCTCAGAGCTTGTTGACGATCTTAAGGACTACATCAAGGAAATGGATCTTAACCCAATCTTTGTTTACCCTGAAGGAGAAGGTGTGGTCATAGTCGATGCAAGGATTATCTTGAAGTAG
- a CDS encoding acetate--CoA ligase family protein: MKSPKIIEELKPFFEPNAVAIIGATDKKGKVGNVIFENFKKNKEQGIFKGNIYPVNPKLDEIEGYKVYKGVKELPEDTDLAVISIPAPFVPQTMREIAEKGIKSVIIITGGFGELGEEGKKMEEEILQIARENGIRVIGPNCVGVYVPDTGVDTVFLPEQKMDRPKSGSIAFVSQSGAFAAAMLDWAALADIGIGKMVSYGNKLDVDDADLMDYFIHDESIKVVTFYIEGVQEGRKFIEAAKRITKVKPVIALKSGRTEYGAKAASSHTGSLAGADTIYDAVFKQTGILRAEDFEHMFDVAKAFAKCKLPKGDRIGIITDGGGAGVMASDAVAKFGLKMAELSEETIKYLKEHFPPHAVAGNPTDVVGDTDAQRYKYAIEAFVNDPNVDAIVIIVLFQVPLLNEEEIIEILADYAKKSEKPIVAVAMGGKKTEYYAKILEDKGVPVYPTPERGVRAIAGLVQYAKYLEKLNEE; the protein is encoded by the coding sequence ATGAAAAGCCCAAAAATCATCGAAGAACTTAAACCCTTCTTCGAACCCAATGCTGTTGCTATCATAGGAGCAACAGATAAAAAAGGAAAGGTTGGAAACGTCATTTTTGAAAACTTTAAGAAAAACAAAGAACAAGGGATTTTTAAAGGAAACATATATCCAGTGAACCCCAAGCTAGACGAGATCGAGGGGTACAAGGTTTACAAAGGTGTGAAAGAACTCCCAGAAGATACAGATTTAGCAGTAATATCCATACCAGCCCCATTTGTCCCACAAACCATGAGAGAAATTGCCGAAAAGGGAATAAAGTCCGTAATAATCATTACGGGCGGCTTTGGGGAACTTGGAGAAGAAGGAAAGAAAATGGAAGAAGAAATCCTCCAGATAGCAAGAGAAAATGGCATAAGAGTTATAGGACCCAATTGTGTTGGTGTGTACGTCCCAGATACTGGAGTTGACACAGTTTTTCTCCCAGAGCAAAAAATGGATAGACCAAAAAGCGGTTCAATTGCATTTGTTTCCCAAAGTGGGGCCTTTGCTGCAGCAATGCTCGACTGGGCAGCCTTAGCAGATATAGGAATTGGAAAAATGGTAAGCTATGGTAACAAACTTGATGTTGACGATGCTGATTTGATGGATTACTTCATACACGATGAAAGCATAAAGGTTGTTACTTTTTACATAGAAGGTGTACAAGAAGGAAGAAAATTCATTGAAGCAGCAAAGAGAATAACAAAAGTAAAACCAGTGATAGCCCTCAAGAGCGGAAGAACCGAATACGGTGCCAAAGCAGCTTCATCCCACACTGGATCACTAGCTGGGGCAGATACAATATACGATGCTGTGTTTAAGCAAACTGGAATTCTGAGGGCAGAAGACTTTGAGCACATGTTCGACGTCGCAAAGGCCTTCGCAAAGTGCAAACTTCCAAAAGGAGACAGAATTGGGATCATTACTGATGGCGGCGGAGCAGGAGTCATGGCAAGTGATGCTGTTGCAAAATTTGGACTCAAAATGGCCGAGCTTAGTGAAGAAACCATCAAATACCTAAAAGAGCACTTCCCACCACACGCCGTAGCTGGCAATCCAACTGACGTAGTAGGCGATACTGATGCTCAGAGATACAAATACGCTATTGAGGCCTTTGTAAACGACCCCAATGTAGACGCAATAGTTATAATAGTGCTCTTCCAAGTACCATTGTTAAATGAAGAAGAGATTATAGAAATTCTTGCAGACTACGCCAAGAAGAGTGAGAAACCAATAGTGGCAGTTGCAATGGGTGGTAAAAAGACAGAGTACTATGCAAAGATACTCGAAGATAAAGGGGTGCCAGTATATCCTACACCCGAGAGAGGAGTTAGGGCAATAGCCGGACTCGTCCAATATGCAAAATACTTGGAAAAATTAAATGAGGAGTGA
- a CDS encoding sugar phosphate isomerase/epimerase has product MEKVIGVSTQALYDKSLSLALYKIRQLKVNFVEIVNEGYHALNKYNYKTHVEFLEEAKLKSVIHAPFSDINIGSLNEKIRRASLELLFETLEIAQYMGSMLVVIHPAHRSPLSGRFPKAYEKIQKRSLEEIDKAAQKIGVKVALENMPSFWILDGQTPERIKELVEGTEIFVTFDIGHLNTVNGEFTEFIKLLKDRIIYAHLSDNDGTYDSHLALGEGNVPWKDVIRQTPNVPMSLEVKSFDGVLKSLEFLDVMINAV; this is encoded by the coding sequence GTGGAAAAAGTGATAGGAGTATCAACACAAGCATTATACGACAAAAGCCTTAGTCTAGCTCTTTACAAGATAAGACAACTTAAAGTCAACTTTGTTGAAATAGTGAATGAAGGATATCATGCACTAAATAAGTATAATTACAAAACTCATGTAGAGTTCTTAGAAGAGGCCAAATTAAAAAGCGTGATTCATGCACCGTTTAGTGACATAAACATTGGATCATTAAATGAAAAGATAAGAAGAGCATCGCTAGAACTTCTCTTTGAAACTCTTGAAATTGCACAATATATGGGATCCATGCTAGTCGTGATTCACCCCGCACATCGTTCTCCTCTGAGTGGTCGCTTTCCAAAAGCTTATGAAAAGATCCAGAAACGCTCACTAGAGGAAATTGACAAAGCAGCTCAAAAAATAGGGGTAAAAGTGGCCCTAGAAAATATGCCCTCTTTTTGGATTCTAGATGGTCAAACTCCAGAACGCATTAAAGAACTGGTAGAAGGAACCGAAATATTTGTCACTTTTGATATCGGCCACTTAAATACAGTGAATGGAGAGTTCACGGAGTTTATCAAACTTTTAAAGGACAGAATTATCTATGCTCATTTAAGTGACAATGACGGAACATATGACTCCCATCTAGCCCTTGGAGAAGGCAATGTGCCCTGGAAAGACGTGATCAGACAGACTCCCAATGTTCCAATGTCACTAGAAGTGAAAAGCTTTGACGGAGTTCTTAAAAGCCTTGAATTTTTGGATGTTATGATAAACGCTGTTTGA